A DNA window from Onychostoma macrolepis isolate SWU-2019 chromosome 13, ASM1243209v1, whole genome shotgun sequence contains the following coding sequences:
- the kcnk12 gene encoding potassium channel subfamily K member 12 isoform X2 translates to MMPAQRLQGCRSLHINEDNGRFLLLAVLIIVYLLCGAAVFSAIERPSELRAHGRWNRTLLNFSDTFNISVQDLSSFLKEYEAAIAAGVRVDALRPRWDFTGAFYFVGTVVSTIGFGMTTPVTIAGKIFLIFYGLLGCAATILFFNLFLERIITLLAVVMKAVRLRRLRTSGLLPPGICQDFAASTLPGWKPSVYHVMLILGLSAIVISCCASAMYTPVEGWAYLDSLYFCFVTFSTIGFGDLVSSQNAAYGYQGLYRLANFIFILTGVCCIYSLFNVISIVIKQVLNWMLGKMSCLCCQRCSKANAFLGRRNAIRPGSRLRRGRFGRTPDSDGPCDSDTEGRRLSGEMISMRDLTGSNKISLAIMQKQLSESANGYPRTVCGSSRQNGFSGGVGALGIMNNRLAETSDSR, encoded by the exons ATGATGCCGGCGCAGCGACTGCAGGGCTGCCGCTCCCTTCACATTAACGAAGACAATGGGCGCTTTCTGCTGCTCGCCGTGCTCATCATCGTGTACCTGCTGTGCGGCGCTGCGGTGTTTTCCGCCATCGAGAGGCCGTCCGAGCTGCGAGCACACGGGCGCTGGAACCGGACCCTCCTGAACTTTAGCGACACGTTCAATATCAGCGTGCAGGATCTGAGCTCCTTCCTGAAAGAGTACGAGGCTGCGATTGCTGCTGGAGTTCGGGTCGATGCTCTTCGACCCAGATGGGATTTTACAGGAGCGTTTTATTTTGTTGGGACAGTGGTGTCTACTATAG GATTTGGGATGACCACCCCTGTGACAATAGCTGGAAAGATTTTCTTGATCTTCTACGGTCTTTTGGGTTGTGCGGCCACCATCCTGTTCTTCAACCTCTTTCTGGAGCGCATCATTACCCTACTGGCTGTGGTGATGAAGGCCGTGCGTCTGCGGCGTCTGCGGACTAGTGGCCTCCTCCCGCCGGGGATCTGCCAGGACTTCGCGGCGAGTACGTTGCCCGGTTGGAAACCCTCGGTGTACCACGTGATGCTCATTCTGGGTTTATCAGCCATCGTGATCTCCTGCTGCGCGTCGGCCATGTACACTCCAGTCGAAGGCTGGGCGTATCTGGACTCGCTGTATTTTTGCTTCGTCACCTTCAGCACCATTGGTTTCGGAGATTTGGTGAGCAGCCAAAACGCTGCGTATGGCTACCAAGGACTTTACCGGTTGGCTAACTTCATCTTCATCTTGACTGGAGTATGTTGCATCTACTCGCTCTTCAACGTCATCTCCATCGTCATCAAGCAGGTCCTCAATTGGATGTTGGGGAAAATGAGCTGCTTGTGCTGCCAGCGCTGCAGCAAAGCCAATGCTTTCTTGGGACGCCGAAATGCCATCAGGCCCGGCTCGCGCCTCAGACGCGGACGCTTCGGCCGGACGCCAGACTCGGACGGGCCTTGCGATAGCGACACTGAAGGACGCAGGCTCTCAGGCGAGATGATCTCCATGCGGGACTTGACGGGATCCAATAAAATCTCGCTGGCCATCATGCAGAAACAGCTGTCGGAGTCGGCGAACGGATATCCCAGAACGGTGTGCGGAAGCTCGCGGCAGAACGGCTTTTCCGGCGGCGTCGGTGCTTTGGGCATCATGAACAACCGATTAGCAGAAACCAGTGACTCTAGGTAG
- the kcnk12 gene encoding potassium channel subfamily K member 12 isoform X1, whose protein sequence is MMPAQRLQGCRSLHINEDNGRFLLLAVLIIVYLLCGAAVFSAIERPSELRAHGRWNRTLLNFSDTFNISVQDLSSFLKEYEAAIAAGVRVDALRPRWDFTGAFYFVGTVVSTIGFGMTTPVTIAGKIFLIFYGLLGCAATILFFNLFLERIITLLAVVMKAVRLRRLRTSGLLPPGICQDFAASTLPGWKPSVYHVMLILGLSAIVISCCASAMYTPVEGWAYLDSLYFCFVTFSTIGFGDLVSSQNAAYGYQGLYRLANFIFILTGVCCIYSLFNVISIVIKQVLNWMLGKMSCLCCQRCSKANAFLGRRNAIRPGSRLRRGRFGRTPDSDGPCDSDTEGRRLSGEMISMRDLTGSNKISLAIMQKQLSESANGYPRTVCGSSRQNGFSGGVGALGIMNNRLAETSDSRRERRS, encoded by the exons ATGATGCCGGCGCAGCGACTGCAGGGCTGCCGCTCCCTTCACATTAACGAAGACAATGGGCGCTTTCTGCTGCTCGCCGTGCTCATCATCGTGTACCTGCTGTGCGGCGCTGCGGTGTTTTCCGCCATCGAGAGGCCGTCCGAGCTGCGAGCACACGGGCGCTGGAACCGGACCCTCCTGAACTTTAGCGACACGTTCAATATCAGCGTGCAGGATCTGAGCTCCTTCCTGAAAGAGTACGAGGCTGCGATTGCTGCTGGAGTTCGGGTCGATGCTCTTCGACCCAGATGGGATTTTACAGGAGCGTTTTATTTTGTTGGGACAGTGGTGTCTACTATAG GATTTGGGATGACCACCCCTGTGACAATAGCTGGAAAGATTTTCTTGATCTTCTACGGTCTTTTGGGTTGTGCGGCCACCATCCTGTTCTTCAACCTCTTTCTGGAGCGCATCATTACCCTACTGGCTGTGGTGATGAAGGCCGTGCGTCTGCGGCGTCTGCGGACTAGTGGCCTCCTCCCGCCGGGGATCTGCCAGGACTTCGCGGCGAGTACGTTGCCCGGTTGGAAACCCTCGGTGTACCACGTGATGCTCATTCTGGGTTTATCAGCCATCGTGATCTCCTGCTGCGCGTCGGCCATGTACACTCCAGTCGAAGGCTGGGCGTATCTGGACTCGCTGTATTTTTGCTTCGTCACCTTCAGCACCATTGGTTTCGGAGATTTGGTGAGCAGCCAAAACGCTGCGTATGGCTACCAAGGACTTTACCGGTTGGCTAACTTCATCTTCATCTTGACTGGAGTATGTTGCATCTACTCGCTCTTCAACGTCATCTCCATCGTCATCAAGCAGGTCCTCAATTGGATGTTGGGGAAAATGAGCTGCTTGTGCTGCCAGCGCTGCAGCAAAGCCAATGCTTTCTTGGGACGCCGAAATGCCATCAGGCCCGGCTCGCGCCTCAGACGCGGACGCTTCGGCCGGACGCCAGACTCGGACGGGCCTTGCGATAGCGACACTGAAGGACGCAGGCTCTCAGGCGAGATGATCTCCATGCGGGACTTGACGGGATCCAATAAAATCTCGCTGGCCATCATGCAGAAACAGCTGTCGGAGTCGGCGAACGGATATCCCAGAACGGTGTGCGGAAGCTCGCGGCAGAACGGCTTTTCCGGCGGCGTCGGTGCTTTGGGCATCATGAACAACCGATTAGCAGAAACCAGTGACTCTAG
- the kcnk12 gene encoding potassium channel subfamily K member 12 isoform X3, producing the protein MGFYRSVLFCWDSGVYYSVKSLYTSRLRKSFKASECEVLRLCHDGGFLGTTQALPPHLSENPCHFTHRFGMTTPVTIAGKIFLIFYGLLGCAATILFFNLFLERIITLLAVVMKAVRLRRLRTSGLLPPGICQDFAASTLPGWKPSVYHVMLILGLSAIVISCCASAMYTPVEGWAYLDSLYFCFVTFSTIGFGDLVSSQNAAYGYQGLYRLANFIFILTGVCCIYSLFNVISIVIKQVLNWMLGKMSCLCCQRCSKANAFLGRRNAIRPGSRLRRGRFGRTPDSDGPCDSDTEGRRLSGEMISMRDLTGSNKISLAIMQKQLSESANGYPRTVCGSSRQNGFSGGVGALGIMNNRLAETSDSRRERRS; encoded by the exons ATGGGATTTTACAGGAGCGTTTTATTTTGTTGGGACAGTGGTGTCTACTATAG TGTGAAGTCTCTATATACCTCCCGCCTCCGGAAGAGCTTCAAAGCCAGTGAATGTGAGGTGCTCAGGCTTTGTCATGATGGGGGTTTTCTAGGGACGACGCAGGCACTTCCTCCTCATCTAAGTGAAAACCCCTGCCATTTCACACACA GATTTGGGATGACCACCCCTGTGACAATAGCTGGAAAGATTTTCTTGATCTTCTACGGTCTTTTGGGTTGTGCGGCCACCATCCTGTTCTTCAACCTCTTTCTGGAGCGCATCATTACCCTACTGGCTGTGGTGATGAAGGCCGTGCGTCTGCGGCGTCTGCGGACTAGTGGCCTCCTCCCGCCGGGGATCTGCCAGGACTTCGCGGCGAGTACGTTGCCCGGTTGGAAACCCTCGGTGTACCACGTGATGCTCATTCTGGGTTTATCAGCCATCGTGATCTCCTGCTGCGCGTCGGCCATGTACACTCCAGTCGAAGGCTGGGCGTATCTGGACTCGCTGTATTTTTGCTTCGTCACCTTCAGCACCATTGGTTTCGGAGATTTGGTGAGCAGCCAAAACGCTGCGTATGGCTACCAAGGACTTTACCGGTTGGCTAACTTCATCTTCATCTTGACTGGAGTATGTTGCATCTACTCGCTCTTCAACGTCATCTCCATCGTCATCAAGCAGGTCCTCAATTGGATGTTGGGGAAAATGAGCTGCTTGTGCTGCCAGCGCTGCAGCAAAGCCAATGCTTTCTTGGGACGCCGAAATGCCATCAGGCCCGGCTCGCGCCTCAGACGCGGACGCTTCGGCCGGACGCCAGACTCGGACGGGCCTTGCGATAGCGACACTGAAGGACGCAGGCTCTCAGGCGAGATGATCTCCATGCGGGACTTGACGGGATCCAATAAAATCTCGCTGGCCATCATGCAGAAACAGCTGTCGGAGTCGGCGAACGGATATCCCAGAACGGTGTGCGGAAGCTCGCGGCAGAACGGCTTTTCCGGCGGCGTCGGTGCTTTGGGCATCATGAACAACCGATTAGCAGAAACCAGTGACTCTAG